The Pyrenophora tritici-repentis strain M4 chromosome 3, whole genome shotgun sequence genome has a window encoding:
- a CDS encoding Monoamine oxidase, with product MGNIGNENTARRADSSSNRITPERDTRLSRDLSGSPHRQGYMDEANMLRRAAGKIPHVCVIGAGVAGLRCADVLLKQGIKVTILEGRNRVGGRLCQSNALGHLVDLGPNWIHGTDDNPILDLAKETKTITMNWDGRQSVFDNLGNHMPDEDAEKNTEHVWSIIEQAMKHSNEDSANIPAEKSLYNYFEEQVEKMFPDQNDEAKQKQQTILQMAEMWGAFVGSPIQTQSLKFFWLEECIDGENLFVASTYEKILRKIAEPALKGAEIRFEHKVNKITSREESGNISVTVEIDGKGSMTFDEVVMTAPLGWLKRSTSAFEPALPPRLQQAIQNLGYGHLDKVYITFPTAFWNVSTLSSSTTTISPSSQPAPNITATTAPLHQLASASTTTHYPGFTHWLHPTYATQTNQEAWNQEAVNLAALPDNTAHPTLLFYTHGPTSQHLAYLLSTMPTTQHNSLLTAFFHPYYSLLPNYSASSADCVPSAVLATAWANDEMAGWGSYCNFQTGLQEGDGDVEVLRKGVPERGVWMAGEACAPFVALGTVTGAWWSGEGVGKKVGMAYGLGGMEGEGTMSGV from the exons ATGGGAAATATCGGCAACGAGAATACGGCTCGAAGAGCTGACAGTTCTAGCAATAGGATTACACCAGAACGGGATACTCGTCTATCGAGGGATCTATCCGGCTCCCCGCATCGCCAAGGCTATATGGATGAAGCAAATATGCTACGAAGAGCGGCGGGCAAGATCCCGCATGTTTGTGTGATCGGCGCTGGTGTCGCCGGGTTGAGATGTGCGGATGTGTTGTTGAAGCAGGGTATCAAGGTTACGATACTTGAGGGGAGGAATAGGGTTGGCGGGAGG TTATGTCAAAGTAACGCGTTAGGCCACCTAGTCGATTT AGGCCCAAATTGGATACATGGCACCGATGACAACCCTATATTAGACCTCGCCAAGGAAACGAAAACGATTACCATGAATTGGGATGGACGGCAATCCGTCTTCGACAACCTAGGAAACCACATGCCTGATGAAGACGCAGAAAAGAATACAGAACATGTCTGGTCAATCATCGAGCAAGCAATGAAGCATTCGAACGAGGACTCCGCCAACATACCCGCAGAGAAGAGCTTGTACAACTATTTCGAAGAGCAAGTCGAAAAGATGTTCCCAGACCAGAACGACGAAGCAAAACAAAAGCAACAAACCATCCTCCAGATGGCCGAGATGTGGGGCGCCTTCGTCGGCTCGCCAATCCAAACGCAAAGTCTAAAGTTTTTCTGGCTTGAAGAATGCATCGACGGCGAAAACCTCTTTGTCGCATCCACCTACGAAAAGATTCTCCGAAAGATCGCCGAGCCAGCTCTCAAAGGAGCAGAGATACGATTCGAGCACAAAGTAAACAAGATAACCTCGCGCGAGGAAAGTGGAAACATCAGTGTAACAGTTGAGATCGACGGTAAGGGAAGTATGACATTCGACGAAGTAGTCATGACAGCACCACTAGGCTGGCTCAAAAGAAGTACCTCCGCTTTCGAACCAGCATTACCGCCACGCCTGCAACAAGCTATTCAAAATCTAGGATACGGTCATTTGGATAAAGTGTACATCACCTTCCCAACCGCTTTTTGGAACGTATCAACCTTGTCCTCCTCAACAACAACCATATCCCCCTCCTCCCAACCAGCCCCAAACATcacagcaacaacagcacCCCTCCATCAACTCGCTTCCGCCTCAACAACTACCCACTACCCAGGCTTCACACACTGGCTGCACCCCACGTATGCCACCCAAACCAACCAAGAAGCCTGGAACCAAGAAGCCGTCAACCTCGCCGCCCTCCCCGACAACACCGCTCACCCAACCCTGCTCTTCTACACCCACGGTCCCACAAGCCAACATCTCGCCTACCTCCTATCCACCATGCCCACCACTCAACACAACTCCCTGCTAACAGCCTTCTTCCACCCCTACTACTCACTCTTACCCAACTACTCTGCTTCCAGCGCAGATTGTGTTCCTAGCGCTGTGCTGGCGACAGCGTGGGCGAACGACGAGATGGCGGGTTGGGGCAGTTATTGCAATTTCCAGACTGGATTGCAGGAGGGGGATGGGGATGTTGAAGTGCTGAGGAAAGGGGTGCCTGAGAGGGGAGTGTGGATGGCGGGGGAGGCGTGTGCGCCGTTTGTGGCACTTGGGACTGTGACGGGGGCTTGGTGGAGTGGGGAGGGGGTGGGGAAGAAGGTGGGCATGGCGTATGGGCTAGGGGGTATGGAGGGGGAAGGGACGATGAGTGGCGTTTAG
- a CDS encoding APC-basic multi-domain protein, with amino-acid sequence METITNLASNAASTASKLIYGDQTKADETVDQTKNNETAGKEPISGEQGLGTATQPFDQGNAATPLATADKGTFLDYTSNEPLGKEPLSGELGKGTVTEPFDQGNDAKATEQATEKTSSSDEFLKLDPVTKGPTETEIQSTGDPKIYSNSQDPSYAGMPIVPLNPDAATSNTAATPSAPTTTAITDKAGVTDKLWKDTPLDDITRSGAPGAGPVAPTDVTPAVPDSAATTTSLDPAIKTSAPDSVTASSGIYSGSEPKTSGAGVIVDTKTEAEKESDNRDTPEWTSTGVPSDKSNYEAAAAKQNAASPGESKGLTEPAVGRKSESNDLASSPSNEEKGSKMSHLKEKMKNKLHIGKDK; translated from the exons ATGGAGACAATCACCAACCTTGCGAGCAACGCTGCCTCGACTGCCTCGAAGCTCATCTACGGCGACCAGACTAAGGCCGACGAGACTGTCGACCAGACCAAGAACAACGAGACTGCCGGCAAGGAGCCTATTTCGGGCGAGCAGGGCTTGGGTACTGCGACTCAGCCATTCGACCAAGGCAATGCTG CGACTCCTCTAGCAACTGCCGACAAGGGCACCTTTCTTGACTACACCAGTAATGAACCGCTGGGCAAGGAGCCTCTGTCTGGGGAACTTGGCAAGGGTACCGTAACAGAGCCGTTCGACCAGGGCAACGATG CCAAGGCGACCGAGCAGGCGACCGAGAAGACATCCAGCTCAGATGAGTTCCTGAAGCTCGACCCTGTCACAAAGGGACCGACCGAGACCGAGATCCAGTCGACAGGAGACCCAAAAATCTACTCGAACAGCCAGGACCCATCCTACGCAGGCATGCCCATCGTACCCCTCAACCCCGACGCTGCTACTTCCAACACCGCTGCCACTCCGTCTGCGCCCACGACCACGGCCATCACAGATAAGGCTGGAGTGACTGATAAGCTCTGGAAGGACACTCCGCTTGATGACATCACTCGTTCAGGCGCTCCAGGAGCTGGCCCTGTTGCTCCTACCGATGTCACTCCTGCGGTTCCTGATTCAGCTGCCACGACTACCAGCCTCGACCCCGCTATCAAGACCTCCGCGCCCGACTCAGTGACAGCTTCTTCAGGCATATACTCTGGCTCGGAGCCCAAGACTTCCGGAGCTGGTGTCATCGTAGACACCAAGACAGAGGCAGAGAAGGAATCTGACAACCGGGATACCCCGGAGTGGACATCAACTGGTGTGCCCTCTGACAAGAGTAACTACGAGGCTGCTGCTGCTAAGCAGAACGCTGCCTCTCCTGGAGAGTCCAAGG GTTTGACTGAGCCGGCAGTTGGTCGCAAGTCCGAGTCCAACGACTTGGCATCCTCCCCTAGCAACGAAGAGAAGGGCAGCAAGATGTCACACCTCAaggagaagatgaagaacaAGCTTCACATTGGCAAGGACAAATAA